Proteins co-encoded in one Natrarchaeobius halalkaliphilus genomic window:
- a CDS encoding tyrosine-type recombinase/integrase, with the protein MSENPNEIEGIKLVPEPTREILSDRQQIDYTDHREQFIDWLLVFGKNPAQADGYARATTKNSAERLDRFYRWVWSEFGGYTTDITHDHADAYVKDLARKDEGNYSRNNTQSSLKRLFKWQKHERGGELWDPEIVFSEPSGTGEPRDYLTREERSKIREAAFEYGSIPSYNNLSTTERDTWKAYLAQRLSKHKRDVTADDWDRANSWKFPSLVWTSLDAGLRPIEVKRARTSWVDIDNAVLRIPRQESSKNDGNWTVSLQERTAKALDRWLVEREQYDLYADTDALWLTRFGNPYETSSLRQVLKKLFEIAGIPAENRKVSWYIIRHSVGTYMAREEGLAAARAQLRHKSVRTTARYDNAPPEDRRDALDRMG; encoded by the coding sequence ATGAGCGAGAATCCAAACGAAATCGAAGGCATCAAACTCGTTCCCGAACCCACTCGAGAGATTCTCAGCGATCGCCAACAGATCGACTACACGGATCACCGGGAACAGTTCATTGACTGGTTACTTGTATTCGGCAAGAACCCCGCACAAGCGGACGGCTACGCACGCGCGACAACAAAGAATTCCGCTGAACGCCTCGATCGCTTCTACCGTTGGGTGTGGAGCGAGTTCGGGGGCTACACGACCGATATAACCCACGATCACGCGGACGCCTACGTGAAGGATCTCGCGCGCAAAGACGAGGGTAACTACTCCCGAAACAATACCCAGAGTTCCCTCAAACGGCTGTTCAAGTGGCAAAAGCACGAGCGCGGTGGCGAGCTGTGGGACCCCGAGATCGTCTTCTCGGAGCCGTCAGGAACCGGGGAGCCGCGCGACTACCTCACTCGGGAAGAACGCAGTAAGATCCGTGAGGCCGCGTTTGAGTACGGTTCTATCCCATCCTACAACAACCTCTCCACTACCGAACGCGATACGTGGAAAGCATACCTCGCACAGCGTCTCAGCAAACACAAACGGGATGTGACTGCCGATGATTGGGATCGAGCGAACAGCTGGAAGTTCCCCAGTCTGGTCTGGACAAGTCTTGACGCCGGACTACGACCGATCGAAGTCAAACGCGCTCGAACATCGTGGGTGGACATAGACAACGCCGTGCTACGGATTCCACGCCAGGAGAGTTCCAAGAACGACGGTAACTGGACCGTCAGCCTCCAGGAACGTACCGCAAAAGCGCTCGATCGATGGTTAGTGGAGCGCGAGCAGTACGACCTGTACGCGGACACAGACGCGCTCTGGCTGACCCGGTTCGGAAATCCTTACGAGACCAGTTCTCTCCGTCAGGTGTTGAAAAAGCTCTTTGAGATCGCTGGCATTCCCGCTGAAAATCGGAAAGTGTCGTGGTACATTATCCGCCATTCTGTCGGAACTTACATGGCCCGCGAGGAAGGCTTAGCAGCCGCTCGAGCGCAACTCCGTCACAAGTCGGTGCGAACTACTGCTCGGTACGATAACGCGCCTCCAGAGGATCGAAGGGATGCTCTGGACAGGATGGGTTGA
- a CDS encoding M48 family metallopeptidase: MADPESREIELLGNSIEYTVRCSSEATEPRIDVDIHGVTVVIPDSGETRPPELLRENAAWVLEKNRKYDSYRKQVPERRFNEGETFPYLGEQHEVVVEKRPSSDVADGTLLLAKHHVEDTSVKRALETLYRRKAREWFEEWADQYAAEMGVEYEQIEIRNQRTKWGSCSTTGTLGLNWRLMMAPQDVIDYIVVHELAHLRESNHSEEFWSLVAEHDPEYKKHAEWLEANSTQLIFSKEDL; the protein is encoded by the coding sequence ATGGCTGACCCAGAATCTCGAGAGATTGAGCTGTTGGGAAACAGCATTGAGTACACTGTCCGCTGCAGCTCCGAAGCAACCGAGCCACGAATAGACGTAGACATACACGGAGTCACAGTTGTCATCCCGGATTCCGGGGAGACTCGACCACCAGAGCTACTTCGAGAGAATGCGGCATGGGTCCTCGAGAAGAATCGAAAGTACGATTCATACCGGAAGCAGGTTCCGGAACGCCGGTTCAACGAGGGTGAGACGTTTCCATATCTTGGGGAGCAACACGAAGTCGTAGTCGAAAAGCGTCCATCATCCGACGTTGCTGATGGTACACTTCTATTGGCAAAGCACCACGTCGAAGATACGTCAGTGAAACGCGCTCTGGAAACACTGTATCGGCGGAAGGCTCGAGAGTGGTTTGAGGAATGGGCCGATCAATATGCAGCGGAGATGGGGGTCGAATACGAACAGATCGAGATCCGGAACCAACGCACTAAATGGGGGAGTTGCTCAACAACGGGAACCCTCGGATTGAATTGGCGACTAATGATGGCCCCGCAAGACGTAATTGATTACATTGTCGTCCACGAACTCGCTCACCTCCGTGAGTCAAACCATTCGGAGGAGTTCTGGTCACTGGTTGCAGAACATGATCCAGAGTACAAGAAGCACGCAGAGTGGCTGGAAGCGAATAGCACTCAGTTGATTTTCTCGAAAGAAGATCTGTGA
- a CDS encoding translation initiation factor IF-5A: MAKQQNEVRDLQEGSYVMIDDAACRIDAYSTAKPGKHGSAKARVEARGVFDGKKRSFSQPVDAKIWVPIIERKQGQVVSVDGDDMQIMDLETYETITMRIPDGEDVSPDDEIEFLEMEDQRKIL, translated from the coding sequence ATGGCGAAACAGCAAAACGAAGTTCGCGATCTCCAGGAGGGGAGCTACGTAATGATCGACGATGCGGCCTGCCGGATCGACGCCTACTCGACGGCGAAGCCGGGCAAACACGGCAGTGCGAAGGCTCGCGTCGAGGCGCGGGGCGTCTTCGACGGCAAGAAGCGGTCGTTCTCACAGCCGGTCGACGCGAAGATCTGGGTGCCGATCATCGAGCGAAAGCAGGGTCAGGTCGTCTCGGTCGACGGCGACGACATGCAGATCATGGACTTGGAGACCTACGAGACGATCACGATGCGCATCCCCGACGGTGAGGACGTCTCGCCCGACGACGAGATCGAATTCCTCGAGATGGAAGACCAGCGAAAGATCCTCTAA
- a CDS encoding type I restriction-modification system subunit M: MTLSPDKLESHLFECADIIRDAVDPTDYKEYILPLVYYKSISDEFEKQYAENVDEYGEDFARRQNLYDIPVVPEGYLWDDLRSVSDNVDQALNEAFEALTEENPSLKGLFRADYIDADALDDDRLGKLVEHLNKYDLDRDSIPPDMLGEAYMDLVRHFAEEEGKSGGQFFTPPHIVNLCVRLVDEFEDGHTFHDPTVGSGGMLTEAARYYLEEQDGDPAKLTFTGQEINPDIAAIARMNLSIHGLNGTIEREDSLSNPAFTNEDDNELTRFDRVLANFPFSANWDKDGLQDDPYDRFDWHEKLPRADRGDFAFIMHMAKQLKTPEKDGNGGKAAIVIPHGVLFRKHESRYRKPMLEADMVEAIVGLPENLFQNNSIPSAVLVLNTDKPAEREGEVQFIHAADEAFYEELSNQNELTEGGLDHIVENFRNWTTEERVSRTVSIEEIKENDYNLNIALYVDTTEPEEEINVKEELAKLRELQDERDAIESQMSQHMEALNYE; this comes from the coding sequence ATGACTCTCTCGCCGGATAAACTGGAATCACACCTGTTTGAGTGTGCTGATATAATTCGGGACGCCGTTGACCCGACCGACTACAAGGAGTATATCCTGCCACTCGTCTACTACAAGTCGATCTCTGACGAGTTCGAGAAACAGTACGCCGAGAACGTTGACGAATACGGCGAGGACTTTGCTCGCCGACAAAACCTCTACGACATTCCAGTTGTTCCCGAGGGCTACCTATGGGACGATCTCCGATCGGTTAGCGACAACGTTGACCAAGCTCTGAACGAAGCGTTCGAGGCATTGACCGAAGAAAACCCCAGCCTGAAGGGTCTCTTTCGCGCGGACTACATTGACGCCGACGCACTGGACGACGATCGGCTCGGCAAACTGGTTGAGCACCTCAACAAGTACGATCTCGATCGGGACAGCATCCCGCCGGACATGCTCGGAGAGGCGTACATGGACCTGGTGCGCCACTTTGCAGAGGAAGAAGGCAAGTCCGGCGGGCAGTTCTTCACGCCGCCCCACATCGTCAACCTGTGCGTACGACTCGTCGATGAGTTTGAGGACGGCCACACCTTCCACGATCCCACCGTCGGTTCCGGCGGGATGCTAACTGAGGCCGCACGGTACTACCTCGAAGAACAAGACGGCGATCCTGCGAAGCTGACGTTCACTGGCCAGGAAATCAACCCCGATATTGCGGCGATCGCCAGAATGAACCTATCTATTCACGGATTGAACGGGACCATTGAGCGCGAGGATTCGCTTTCGAACCCAGCGTTCACCAATGAGGACGACAACGAACTCACGCGGTTCGATCGGGTTCTTGCCAACTTCCCGTTCTCGGCAAATTGGGACAAGGACGGTCTACAGGACGATCCGTACGACCGGTTCGACTGGCATGAGAAACTGCCTCGAGCCGATCGGGGTGATTTCGCCTTCATTATGCATATGGCGAAACAGTTGAAGACGCCCGAAAAAGATGGAAACGGCGGGAAGGCGGCGATAGTCATTCCACACGGTGTGCTGTTCCGTAAGCACGAAAGTCGGTATCGGAAGCCGATGCTGGAGGCGGATATGGTCGAGGCGATCGTTGGGCTGCCAGAGAATTTGTTCCAAAACAACTCGATTCCCTCTGCTGTCCTCGTGTTGAATACTGACAAGCCTGCCGAGCGTGAGGGGGAGGTGCAGTTCATCCACGCTGCCGACGAAGCGTTCTACGAGGAGTTATCGAACCAGAACGAACTCACCGAGGGGGGACTCGACCACATCGTCGAGAACTTCCGCAACTGGACGACCGAGGAGCGTGTGAGTCGGACGGTGTCGATCGAGGAGATCAAAGAGAACGACTACAACCTGAATATTGCGCTCTACGTGGATACGACTGAGCCCGAGGAGGAGATCAACGTAAAGGAGGAACTGGCAAAATTGCGTGAGTTGCAAGATGAGCGGGACGCGATCGAGTCTCAGATGAGTCAGCATATGGAGGCATTGAACTATGAGTGA
- a CDS encoding Nif3-like dinuclear metal center hexameric protein, whose amino-acid sequence MELSTFVDRLDETLCHDDYAELDASANGLQIGPAEGTVEHVAFAVDGVLETFERAADVGADALVTHHGISWGGFDRVTDGTYDRVAALIESDLALYVSHLPLDGHQRLGNAAGVADVLELENRAPFGELGPEHIGQRGRAPAPYAPTALRDRLESELDTGDQPVRLLEFGPEEVEDVAVVTGSGTDWLAEAADVGADALVTGEGKQQVFHEAREAGITVVLAGHYATETFGVRSLQRLVEEWGLETTFLDVPTGL is encoded by the coding sequence ATGGAACTCTCGACGTTCGTCGATCGACTCGACGAGACGCTGTGTCACGACGACTACGCGGAGCTGGACGCCAGCGCGAACGGACTGCAGATCGGCCCGGCCGAGGGAACCGTCGAGCACGTCGCCTTCGCCGTCGACGGCGTCCTCGAGACGTTCGAGCGGGCGGCCGACGTCGGTGCGGACGCGCTCGTGACTCACCACGGCATCTCCTGGGGTGGGTTCGATCGGGTGACCGACGGCACGTACGACCGCGTCGCCGCGCTGATCGAATCCGACCTCGCGCTGTACGTCTCACACCTCCCACTCGACGGCCATCAGCGACTGGGCAACGCCGCCGGGGTCGCGGACGTCCTCGAACTCGAGAACCGAGCGCCGTTCGGTGAACTCGGCCCCGAGCACATCGGCCAGCGGGGTCGCGCACCCGCGCCTTACGCGCCGACGGCGTTGCGCGACCGACTCGAGTCCGAACTGGACACCGGCGATCAGCCGGTTCGTCTCCTCGAGTTCGGCCCCGAGGAGGTCGAAGACGTCGCGGTCGTCACCGGAAGCGGCACCGATTGGCTCGCGGAGGCCGCGGACGTCGGCGCGGACGCGCTGGTGACCGGCGAGGGCAAACAGCAGGTCTTTCACGAGGCCAGAGAAGCCGGCATTACGGTCGTCCTGGCCGGCCACTACGCCACCGAGACGTTCGGCGTTCGATCGCTTCAGCGCCTGGTCGAGGAGTGGGGACTCGAAACGACGTTTCTCGATGTCCCGACGGGATTGTAG
- a CDS encoding four-helix bundle copper-binding protein, whose amino-acid sequence MALQRIDHADDHMQRCIDNCLEAAQVCEWCADACADEEGMARCIRLCRDVADVTTLHARWMARNSGYHRELAAICADLCEECAEECERHDHDHCQACADVLPDCVETCREMAST is encoded by the coding sequence ATGGCGCTCCAACGGATCGACCACGCCGACGACCACATGCAACGATGTATCGACAACTGTCTCGAGGCGGCACAGGTCTGTGAGTGGTGTGCCGACGCCTGCGCCGACGAGGAGGGAATGGCCCGCTGTATCCGGCTCTGTCGCGACGTGGCGGACGTTACGACGCTTCACGCGCGGTGGATGGCGCGCAACTCGGGCTATCACCGAGAGCTGGCGGCGATCTGTGCGGACCTCTGCGAAGAGTGTGCTGAGGAGTGCGAACGACACGATCACGACCACTGTCAGGCCTGTGCGGACGTGCTCCCCGACTGCGTCGAAACCTGTCGCGAAATGGCGTCAACCTAG
- a CDS encoding type I restriction endonuclease subunit R: MVSIPSEAGVERSLLAWLDGIGWETHGQDGGRGANVLDDAYDRRSNEVVYWNLLAEQVISLNDEITEDNVGKFISSLKRDLDAENLMDGNREFHQLLTKGKTFSVQRNDGSTETVYVDLIDHEVLENNLFHAVNQFSVSRGTTIRPDVNLFVNGIPIVTMELKGTTQDNDWHDAVRDLLAYEDDIPRLFTPGLFNVAADTMELRYGAVGAPKEFYEPWNDAPPEYAEDNENKQAIQALCNPETILDLLKNFVFYERRAGGDAKIVPRYMQYYAVNAILDRVRDGIHKKGLIWHTQGSGKSFTMLYAAENLLSRDVASNPQVFIIVDTDKLNSQMRDQLANLTLEQWTEAESIDHLQELIEDGQSQLVLTTIHKFESVDPDVQGNDEAIVMSDEAHRFMEGGLGSRLDSALEGASHFGFTGTPVQEGKRNASDAKELAKRNTLREFCPEGEDYLHRYSVKQGIDDGLILPVYFTLRHEMEWNIDEAGLDERFEHEFRGKTTDEKRELIRQSVTAIELAQIEPRVDRAVEEIDQHYDEHVAPNSWKGMVVTPSRESAAMYGERLIEKRGEDDVEVLYTATNDDPDLIKQFHTDSEERDQIVKAFKQTDEEAETTTPKLLVVHNMLLTGFDAPILKTMYLDRNLKNHNLMQAIARTNRPADGKENGEIVDFQGVFENIDEALDYDAETKAYAARDKDELFDDLVDQVEMVMGIFDGIPKDDTQEATYEAVERISTHPERREFKQGFRRLENLYEAVAPDGRLVSEGIDRQYKWLNRIQVAFKRTTAGDDAPENDMREKTRDIIENHVEIGEIKRDFPTYKLGEEYLEDVEGLDNPGVKASQIAHATREHLHPRENQNPRYKRLSERVTDVVERWQGDEISDPEAVEALKSVEDEILGVEEEAEEQGMEEAKFAIYTHLTEETPDATDSEEHAEAIAGEIVSQFRDRVDRDYNGWKTNQQTISEIEHILLDVLVVNHDCSQLINDEFVDTVRGYLVQNHG, from the coding sequence ATGGTTAGCATCCCGTCCGAAGCCGGAGTCGAACGATCGCTACTCGCATGGCTCGACGGCATCGGATGGGAAACGCACGGTCAAGACGGTGGTCGAGGTGCGAACGTTCTCGACGACGCTTATGATCGCCGAAGCAACGAGGTCGTCTACTGGAACCTGCTGGCCGAACAGGTGATCTCACTCAACGACGAAATTACCGAGGATAACGTCGGGAAGTTCATTTCCTCGCTCAAACGCGATCTCGATGCCGAGAACCTGATGGATGGCAACCGCGAGTTCCACCAGCTGCTCACGAAGGGCAAGACGTTCTCGGTCCAGCGCAACGACGGCTCAACCGAGACGGTCTACGTCGATCTGATCGATCACGAGGTACTCGAGAACAACCTTTTCCACGCTGTGAATCAGTTCTCCGTCTCTCGAGGCACGACGATCCGGCCGGACGTGAACCTGTTCGTCAATGGGATTCCGATCGTGACGATGGAACTGAAAGGGACGACGCAGGATAACGACTGGCACGACGCCGTCAGGGATCTCTTGGCCTACGAGGACGACATACCCCGGTTGTTTACCCCCGGCTTGTTCAACGTCGCTGCCGACACGATGGAACTGCGCTACGGAGCCGTTGGCGCACCGAAGGAGTTCTACGAACCGTGGAACGACGCACCTCCAGAGTACGCCGAGGACAACGAGAACAAGCAGGCGATACAGGCGTTGTGCAACCCCGAAACGATCCTCGATCTGCTGAAGAACTTCGTTTTCTACGAGCGACGAGCTGGCGGTGACGCGAAGATCGTCCCGCGCTATATGCAGTACTACGCCGTGAATGCGATCCTCGATCGCGTCCGCGACGGTATCCACAAGAAGGGGCTGATCTGGCACACCCAGGGGTCCGGCAAGTCGTTCACGATGCTCTACGCAGCTGAGAACCTGCTCTCACGCGACGTAGCCAGTAACCCACAGGTGTTCATCATCGTCGATACGGACAAGCTCAACAGCCAGATGCGGGACCAGCTGGCGAACCTCACTCTCGAGCAGTGGACGGAAGCCGAGAGCATCGATCACCTTCAGGAACTCATCGAGGACGGCCAGAGCCAACTTGTTCTGACGACAATCCATAAATTCGAGAGCGTCGATCCGGACGTACAGGGCAACGATGAGGCGATCGTCATGTCCGACGAAGCCCACCGATTCATGGAGGGCGGACTTGGCAGTCGGCTTGACAGTGCACTCGAAGGGGCCTCCCACTTCGGGTTTACCGGCACACCAGTTCAAGAGGGAAAACGCAACGCATCCGATGCAAAGGAACTGGCGAAACGCAATACACTACGCGAGTTCTGTCCTGAAGGCGAGGACTATCTGCACCGCTACTCGGTCAAACAGGGCATTGATGACGGCCTGATTCTCCCTGTGTACTTCACGCTCAGACACGAGATGGAGTGGAACATCGACGAGGCGGGGCTTGATGAGCGGTTCGAACACGAGTTCCGTGGCAAGACGACGGACGAAAAACGTGAACTGATCCGGCAAAGCGTTACTGCAATTGAACTCGCACAAATCGAACCGCGAGTCGATCGGGCCGTCGAAGAAATCGATCAGCACTACGACGAACACGTTGCGCCAAACAGCTGGAAGGGGATGGTCGTCACACCCAGTCGTGAATCAGCAGCGATGTACGGCGAGCGACTCATCGAAAAACGTGGCGAGGACGATGTTGAAGTTCTCTACACAGCGACCAACGATGATCCTGATCTGATCAAGCAGTTCCACACAGATTCCGAAGAACGCGATCAGATCGTCAAAGCGTTCAAACAGACCGACGAGGAAGCCGAAACGACGACACCGAAACTGCTGGTCGTCCACAACATGCTGTTAACGGGCTTCGATGCTCCGATTTTGAAAACGATGTATTTGGATCGGAACCTGAAGAACCACAATCTCATGCAGGCGATCGCGCGAACGAACCGGCCTGCCGATGGCAAAGAGAACGGTGAGATCGTGGACTTCCAGGGCGTCTTCGAGAACATCGACGAGGCACTCGACTACGACGCCGAGACGAAAGCCTACGCTGCCCGTGACAAGGATGAGCTGTTCGACGACCTCGTTGACCAGGTGGAGATGGTCATGGGTATCTTCGATGGAATTCCGAAAGACGACACCCAAGAAGCAACCTACGAAGCCGTCGAGCGGATCAGTACGCATCCGGAACGCCGCGAGTTCAAGCAGGGCTTCCGACGGCTCGAAAATCTCTACGAAGCTGTTGCACCTGATGGACGCCTCGTCAGCGAGGGGATCGACCGCCAGTACAAATGGCTCAATCGGATTCAAGTCGCGTTCAAGCGCACGACAGCGGGCGACGATGCCCCTGAAAACGATATGCGCGAGAAGACCCGCGACATTATTGAGAATCACGTCGAAATCGGGGAGATCAAGCGAGACTTTCCGACGTACAAACTCGGCGAAGAATACCTCGAAGACGTAGAAGGATTAGACAACCCCGGCGTGAAAGCGTCTCAGATCGCCCACGCAACTCGTGAACACTTGCACCCTCGGGAGAACCAAAACCCGCGCTACAAGCGTCTCAGCGAGCGTGTCACGGACGTAGTCGAACGTTGGCAGGGAGACGAAATAAGCGACCCAGAAGCCGTCGAAGCACTGAAATCGGTCGAAGACGAGATATTGGGAGTCGAAGAAGAAGCCGAGGAGCAAGGGATGGAGGAAGCCAAGTTCGCGATCTATACCCATCTCACAGAGGAAACGCCTGACGCGACCGATTCCGAGGAACACGCCGAAGCGATCGCAGGCGAAATCGTTTCACAGTTCCGCGATCGGGTCGATCGTGATTACAACGGATGGAAGACGAACCAGCAGACGATCTCTGAGATCGAACACATCCTGTTGGATGTACTGGTTGTGAACCACGATTGCAGTCAGCTGATTAACGACGAATTCGTAGATACTGTTCGGGGCTACCTCGTGCAGAATCATGGCTGA
- a CDS encoding restriction endonuclease subunit S, with the protein MSEQRTLDEISEGTSIESDEVRSSLDETSLGEIPKDWQQVRLKDVIHESNYGAAESAEDFDPGNPRYVRITDINTRGRLKSHTKVSLSKEKADGYLLKKGNLLFARSGASVGKTYLYRQQDGDCVYAGYLINHHINTDLANPEFLYQYTDSPNYDSWVARIQRTGAQPNINAQEYGNLLIPYPPLPEQRKIATILYTVDQAIEKTEEIIDKLEMVRRGTEQDLLSRGILEDGSLRSEENIEYKSSWVDEVPEDWVVQPYSELISDSSVGIVVKPTQYYDEAGEVPILRSKDISRDGIVNGDFEYMTQESNEENSNSQLEAGDVITVRSGEPGLSCVVSPEFDGSNCADLLISTPGDNLDPHYAAMWINSRAGRKQIDRFQAGLAQKHFNLGALRKLRVAVPPIEEQQRIVESVSSITESIDREHQYKTRLQCLKQGLMQDLLSGTVRTADTNIAVPDEIAQHG; encoded by the coding sequence ATGAGTGAACAGCGGACACTTGACGAAATCTCGGAAGGTACTTCGATAGAATCCGATGAGGTGAGGTCGAGCCTTGATGAGACTTCCCTGGGAGAAATTCCTAAGGACTGGCAACAAGTCAGGCTCAAAGATGTTATACATGAATCAAACTACGGGGCCGCTGAATCAGCGGAGGATTTTGACCCCGGAAATCCACGTTATGTCCGCATAACAGACATTAACACCCGTGGCCGATTGAAATCACATACAAAAGTTAGTTTGTCGAAAGAGAAAGCGGATGGGTATCTACTTAAAAAAGGTAACCTTCTATTCGCTCGTAGTGGTGCGTCTGTCGGGAAGACGTACTTGTATCGCCAGCAGGATGGCGACTGTGTTTATGCTGGGTATCTTATAAACCACCATATAAATACAGATTTGGCAAATCCAGAATTTCTCTATCAATACACAGATTCACCGAACTATGACAGCTGGGTTGCCAGAATACAGCGAACAGGTGCACAACCAAACATCAATGCCCAAGAGTATGGTAATCTCTTAATCCCATATCCACCACTCCCCGAACAGCGCAAAATCGCCACCATCCTCTACACCGTTGACCAAGCGATAGAGAAGACCGAGGAAATCATTGACAAATTGGAGATGGTCCGACGAGGAACAGAGCAAGATTTGCTTTCAAGGGGGATTCTTGAGGACGGGTCGTTACGGTCAGAGGAAAATATTGAATACAAAAGTAGTTGGGTTGATGAAGTCCCGGAAGATTGGGTTGTTCAACCATACAGTGAATTGATTTCGGATTCCTCAGTTGGTATCGTTGTCAAGCCTACTCAGTACTATGACGAAGCAGGAGAAGTCCCCATTCTTCGCTCAAAAGACATTTCTCGAGATGGCATCGTTAATGGGGATTTTGAGTATATGACTCAAGAATCGAATGAAGAAAATTCGAATAGCCAATTAGAGGCAGGCGATGTTATTACGGTTCGATCGGGAGAGCCTGGGCTTTCGTGCGTAGTTTCACCTGAGTTTGATGGTTCAAACTGTGCCGATCTGCTAATTTCAACGCCAGGAGATAACCTTGACCCACACTACGCCGCAATGTGGATCAATTCGCGGGCAGGAAGAAAGCAAATAGATCGCTTCCAAGCGGGACTGGCTCAAAAACACTTCAACCTCGGTGCACTTAGGAAATTGAGAGTCGCTGTTCCACCAATTGAGGAACAACAACGAATTGTCGAGAGTGTTTCCTCAATAACGGAGTCAATCGATAGAGAGCATCAATATAAAACTCGCCTCCAATGCCTCAAGCAAGGTCTTATGCAAGACCTCCTTTCGGGAACAGTAAGAACGGCCGACACTAACATAGCGGTGCCCGACGAAATCGCACAACATGGTTAG
- the speB gene encoding agmatinase, which produces MFPGAIDEREVTDASGRSDREDANFVVVGAPLDVSTTFQPGTRFGPRRIRTYAETFDDYDRRTDQYFSDLGVVDHGDVYAWDDADAYLEFLAGTLRDVVWDDAVPVTLGGEHTVSLAGVRAVEPEVFVCLDAHLDLREEYDGNRLSHACVTRRVLEDVAAVEEAIIVGARTGSEDEWGRAAGDDVTVIAPEDVGAVDIAERVGSRTCYLSVDIDGADPAYAPGTGTMEPFGLEPREMRDVVRRVGSRAAGFDAVEVNDRDDGQAASLAGKLAREFVYASAAD; this is translated from the coding sequence ATGTTTCCGGGGGCGATCGACGAACGCGAGGTGACCGACGCATCGGGTCGATCCGATCGTGAGGACGCGAACTTCGTGGTCGTCGGTGCGCCCCTGGACGTATCGACGACTTTTCAGCCGGGGACCCGGTTCGGCCCCCGGCGTATCAGGACGTACGCGGAGACGTTCGACGATTACGACCGTCGAACCGACCAGTACTTTTCGGATCTCGGCGTCGTCGACCACGGCGACGTCTACGCGTGGGACGACGCCGACGCCTATCTCGAGTTTCTCGCGGGGACGCTTCGCGACGTCGTCTGGGACGACGCCGTCCCGGTGACGCTCGGCGGGGAACACACGGTATCGCTCGCCGGCGTGCGAGCCGTCGAACCCGAGGTGTTCGTCTGTCTGGACGCTCACCTCGATCTCCGCGAGGAGTACGACGGCAATCGGCTCTCACACGCCTGCGTGACCCGTCGAGTTCTCGAGGACGTCGCGGCCGTCGAGGAGGCGATCATCGTCGGCGCTCGGACCGGTAGCGAAGACGAGTGGGGGCGAGCGGCGGGCGACGACGTGACGGTGATCGCCCCCGAGGACGTCGGAGCCGTCGATATCGCGGAGCGAGTCGGCTCCCGGACGTGTTACCTGAGCGTCGATATCGACGGTGCCGATCCGGCGTACGCGCCCGGAACCGGGACGATGGAGCCGTTCGGCCTCGAGCCGCGGGAGATGCGCGACGTCGTCCGACGGGTCGGTTCCCGTGCGGCGGGGTTCGACGCCGTCGAAGTCAACGATCGGGACGACGGTCAGGCCGCGTCGCTCGCCGGCAAGTTGGCCCGGGAGTTCGTTTACGCCAGCGCCGCCGACTGA